A region of Fimbriimonadaceae bacterium DNA encodes the following proteins:
- the tpx gene encoding thiol peroxidase: protein MGAKVVGVSVDSIFAQAAWAKENGLKFPLASDYRREVVDAYGVLLPNFVGMGPSSERAVFVIDGSGVIRYVEVAPTPGDKVNLAAAKEAVASLGSVANS, encoded by the coding sequence ATGGGTGCGAAAGTAGTGGGAGTGAGTGTTGACAGCATCTTTGCTCAAGCAGCTTGGGCCAAGGAGAACGGGCTGAAGTTCCCCCTGGCTTCGGACTATCGCCGCGAAGTCGTCGACGCCTACGGGGTGCTCCTTCCCAACTTCGTAGGGATGGGACCATCTTCCGAACGTGCCGTCTTCGTCATTGACGGTTCCGGGGTCATTCGATACGTTGAAGTCGCCCCCACTCCTGGAGACAAGGTCAACCTTGCCGCGGCCAAAGAGGCGGTGGCATCGCTCGGCTCCGTTGCCAATTCGTAA
- a CDS encoding 3-mercaptopropionate dioxygenase codes for MTTATLSPKMRELIGRLDTAVEEVEVKGCCMSVKQALEEIVQSGEDFVDRNFLQPAQDRYARRLIHLDPDNKYSLMAMVWGKGQGTAIHDHAHMWCVECVYRGRIKVVSFDLRTPEDAELLQFEQQQTIFAGPGEAGALIPPFEYHTIENPDDTPAVTLHVYGGEMKWCHVFLPTEGGYRREYRELSYTD; via the coding sequence ATGACCACGGCCACGCTATCGCCGAAGATGCGGGAGCTTATCGGGCGCCTCGACACCGCCGTTGAGGAAGTCGAAGTGAAGGGATGCTGCATGAGCGTTAAGCAGGCCCTGGAAGAAATCGTCCAGAGCGGCGAGGACTTCGTCGATCGAAACTTCCTCCAGCCCGCTCAAGATCGCTACGCGCGCCGGTTGATTCATCTCGATCCCGACAATAAGTACTCCCTGATGGCCATGGTCTGGGGCAAAGGGCAGGGAACCGCGATCCACGATCACGCCCATATGTGGTGCGTCGAATGCGTATACCGTGGCCGCATCAAGGTCGTGAGCTTCGACCTGCGCACCCCAGAGGACGCGGAGCTCTTACAGTTCGAACAGCAGCAGACCATCTTCGCCGGGCCTGGCGAGGCGGGCGCACTGATACCGCCGTTCGAATATCATACGATCGAAAACCCCGATGACACGCCGGCGGTGACCCTCCATGTCTACGGTGGCGAGATGAAGTGGTGTCACGTTTTCCTTCCGACTGAGGGCGGCTATCGGCGCGAATACCGGGAACTCAGCTACACGGATTGA
- a CDS encoding hypothetical protein (UPF0324 inner membrane protein YeiH) — translation MPGRLVPGLIACVVLAALAMFLGGTAFAKDTLHAGELLIVIVLGMLARSTLPLPQSWAPGLVVARGAVLRWAVAGLGFKLSLSELAKIGGPSLAVILVSTTVAIAGGYWIAKRLGVNHQLAVLLGIGGGICGASAIVAADSVLKSEKGHVPCGLGIITLWGTVGILAYPWLGELLNLNSFAYGIWNGASLHEMAQVVAAGQSFGADAVAPSTVAKLARICLLAPVVVGLAWWMTRKHESHGEAKVAPVPWFLIVFLVFAVVNSFHVLSQDATALLLRADLWLLCIGMAGVGLQSGFQDVKREGWQPVVAGFLQWVLLAGLSLVLVRAFVA, via the coding sequence ATGCCCGGGCGGCTTGTTCCGGGACTAATCGCCTGCGTCGTCTTGGCCGCTCTCGCCATGTTTTTGGGCGGTACCGCCTTTGCCAAAGACACGCTCCACGCCGGCGAACTGCTGATCGTCATCGTTCTCGGCATGCTGGCTCGCTCGACATTGCCGCTGCCACAGAGCTGGGCTCCGGGCTTGGTGGTGGCGAGAGGAGCGGTTCTCCGATGGGCAGTGGCTGGGCTGGGGTTCAAACTGAGCCTGTCAGAACTGGCGAAGATCGGCGGGCCCTCTCTCGCGGTTATTCTGGTTTCGACGACCGTTGCGATCGCGGGCGGATACTGGATCGCCAAGCGACTCGGTGTCAACCATCAGCTGGCGGTTCTTCTCGGCATTGGGGGAGGGATCTGTGGAGCCTCAGCGATTGTCGCGGCAGATTCCGTTTTGAAGTCGGAGAAGGGGCACGTCCCTTGTGGATTGGGGATTATCACGCTGTGGGGCACGGTTGGCATTCTCGCCTATCCGTGGCTTGGCGAACTGCTCAACCTCAATAGCTTTGCCTATGGCATCTGGAATGGGGCGAGCCTCCACGAGATGGCCCAAGTCGTGGCGGCAGGACAATCGTTCGGAGCCGATGCCGTTGCACCGAGTACGGTTGCGAAGCTCGCAAGGATCTGTCTGCTCGCACCGGTCGTGGTCGGCCTGGCCTGGTGGATGACCCGGAAGCACGAATCCCATGGCGAGGCTAAGGTTGCGCCCGTCCCGTGGTTCCTCATCGTCTTCCTCGTCTTTGCGGTGGTCAACTCGTTCCACGTTTTGAGCCAAGACGCGACCGCACTGCTGCTGCGCGCCGATCTTTGGCTGCTGTGCATAGGGATGGCAGGCGTTGGGTTGCAGAGCGGCTTTCAAGACGTCAAGCGTGAGGGCTGGCAGCCCGTGGTCGCCGGTTTCCTGCAATGGGTGCTTCTCGCCGGGTTGTCGCTCGTGCTGGTCCGGGCCTTTGTCGCCTAG